One Gemmatimonadaceae bacterium genomic window carries:
- a CDS encoding prepilin-type N-terminal cleavage/methylation domain-containing protein codes for MIATTLIGRRAGGRRSGFTLTEVLVTLAIIAVMAAVLLPALNSQLSKGDTGRLASDFTNIQTGAQAFVSDVHRYPATVSQLTTALSGTPTDLLSVAIPATLVAKWKGPYINRDVGNTAGGVISTSFTSVAGGNGVNYLTVTVTGISLTDFTNIEAILDEGVAGAASSTGSIRYTGTTLTFLALPIQ; via the coding sequence ATGATTGCCACGACACTGATTGGCCGACGCGCAGGTGGCCGACGCTCGGGCTTCACGCTGACAGAGGTGTTGGTCACGTTGGCGATCATTGCGGTGATGGCAGCGGTGCTGCTGCCGGCGCTGAACAGCCAACTGTCCAAGGGTGACACAGGCCGGCTCGCGAGCGACTTCACGAACATCCAGACCGGAGCACAGGCATTCGTTTCCGACGTGCACCGATACCCGGCCACCGTTTCGCAGCTCACGACCGCACTGAGTGGTACCCCCACTGACCTCCTTAGCGTGGCCATTCCAGCCACCCTTGTCGCCAAGTGGAAGGGTCCATACATCAATAGGGACGTCGGTAACACCGCAGGCGGCGTCATCTCCACCTCGTTCACGAGTGTGGCGGGCGGAAACGGGGTTAATTATCTGACCGTTACCGTCACTGGGATCAGCCTTACCGACTTCACCAACATCGAGGCGATTCTCGATGAGGGCGTAGCGGGTGCGGCGTCGAGTACGGGCTCGATCCGGTACACTGGCACGACGCTCACCTTTCTGGCGCTGCCGATCCAGTAG
- a CDS encoding type II secretion system F family protein: MPDYWYKKLTNAGVVEEGWMTVPDERELEERLRASGSFLVEAAQKSRPKAAATLTDGKIERKQLMALMEYLAGSVQVGMPILTTLADVETRLDSRKLRKIVVEMRHALSEEGKSLSEAMAEHPQAFPELYIVTVEAGETSGRLDFVLAQLVEYLDWQQGITGQVRQATMYPLILLVAVGGLVLVLVMFVFPRILPVLLSRTTVLPLPTRIVMTVSQFLRDYYILVFGFAAGILPAYRFAHRTERGGRTIDLLVLRLPVFGELMRQVNMARLVTYLGLFYRSGVNLILALELVERLITNRVLSEAIGQVRVDIEGGNTMASAFSRSSLFSPVVIRSVALGETTGRLDESLARAAVYYAREVPVAVRRLITALQPALILLMGGIVLMVALAMILPILSIYNEIGVRR, translated from the coding sequence GTGCCGGACTACTGGTACAAGAAGCTCACCAATGCCGGGGTTGTTGAGGAAGGCTGGATGACCGTTCCCGACGAGCGCGAGCTCGAGGAGCGGCTTCGAGCCAGCGGCAGCTTTCTCGTCGAGGCGGCGCAGAAGAGTCGGCCGAAGGCCGCCGCCACGCTCACGGACGGCAAAATCGAGCGCAAGCAATTGATGGCGCTGATGGAGTACCTCGCCGGAAGCGTACAGGTGGGAATGCCGATTTTGACAACGCTCGCCGATGTCGAGACTCGGCTCGATTCCAGGAAGCTTCGCAAGATTGTGGTCGAGATGCGACATGCTCTGTCGGAGGAGGGCAAAAGCCTCTCCGAGGCGATGGCCGAGCACCCGCAGGCGTTTCCGGAGTTGTACATCGTGACGGTCGAGGCGGGCGAAACAAGCGGCCGGCTCGATTTCGTCCTGGCGCAGCTCGTAGAGTACCTCGACTGGCAGCAAGGCATTACCGGACAGGTGCGGCAAGCGACGATGTACCCGCTGATCCTTCTCGTGGCGGTCGGTGGCCTCGTTCTCGTGCTGGTCATGTTCGTCTTCCCGAGAATCCTTCCGGTACTGCTCAGCCGCACCACAGTGCTGCCCCTCCCCACACGGATCGTTATGACGGTGTCGCAGTTCCTGCGCGATTACTATATCCTGGTCTTTGGCTTCGCCGCGGGCATCCTGCCGGCATACCGATTCGCGCACCGCACGGAGCGAGGGGGTCGGACCATCGACCTCCTCGTACTCAGGTTGCCGGTCTTCGGGGAGCTCATGCGCCAGGTGAACATGGCGCGCCTGGTCACCTATCTCGGCCTGTTCTACCGTTCGGGCGTGAATCTGATTTTAGCGCTCGAGCTCGTAGAGCGCTTGATCACGAACCGCGTGTTGTCGGAAGCGATCGGCCAGGTCAGAGTGGACATCGAGGGTGGGAATACCATGGCGTCGGCGTTTTCCAGGAGCTCGCTGTTTTCGCCGGTCGTGATCCGGAGCGTGGCGCTCGGCGAGACCACCGGGCGCCTCGACGAGTCCCTCGCCCGTGCGGCGGTCTACTATGCGCGTGAGGTGCCGGTAGCTGTCCGCCGACTGATTACCGCCTTGCAGCCCGCGCTCATCCTGCTGATGGGCGGTATCGTGTTGATGGTCGCATTGGCGATGATCCTCCCGATTCTGAGCATCTACAATGAGATCGGTGTCCGCCGTTGA
- a CDS encoding AAA family ATPase, with amino-acid sequence MEALYWGVTAFRLKLLGSPSLDRDTDPQIPVLGPGKPLALLAYLAVRGPARREELIALLWGDIPEDKARNAFRQALHRLRTAMGRDAAPTGRDIIGLGATETLTLDLRDFEAALDAGRTADALQLYRGEFLEGLNLGEDDFDQWVTTERSRIGARYRSTLTSAAQEALEAGEVRDALRYATRLAAYAPLDADAAVLEATILIAAGRKPEALVALERFRSRMQTELGAAASPAVLALIGKLRKSGAEESRRAPGRTTLPFVGRDSEITVLMGGWRRAQGGDGGTILLDGAAGIGKTRLIDEFLARVRDMGSALLLRGRERQGGAAIPHASIAEALRGALTAPGLAGASQHLLAEAARLLPELRDRFVLPALAAISDDSERVRFFEGVAAVLDAVAYEQPVCVVLEDLHNASTNTLDLAQYLTNRLRACGVLFVLSARNGAFGDRFSETSRITLQPLAADAARALASSVLAAEMAPPLELDEIVGASEGMPFKIIETARRTAAGESIASVPAGIRDILWSRLQGASPAQQRLFVAVALFDRAASLRLLAAAAHLSEIAAFESAMALEQLGLVTQDARGIRPAHDVAASLALEGIGSAGLALLAGWAADALAAQPGATDTELAHLYALAGRSELAFTHSIVAAYQAMAAAAWTSAGRFLDIAGSFASTEAERERVTSLRSAIGVGPARLKGDSMRPAAPPADASSPIEEIGTATRAAKTPRMTWLFTRRATLGGTLVVAVLLLFSVRVRGARQASLRGRTLTDTLVLAERVPGQRPPVSFITGDLADLTHLARPGRTSDAAFAWRDSVKRPWVNPSVAPDGHFVSVERVTAAGSDVYAISANRRDTIPIAVGAGDDIASGWSPDGHWLLVIHGGTLPDGAYDSDLYAYSVLSFGERIALDTSRSRAVADAVWSPDGLHVAWTARTGANHQQDIFVSRTDGTGLRNLSDDPGEDYNPAWSADGTQVGFTSERNGTAELYAADVLTGHLRRLTYDTSHNDRASFSPDGQFVAFESTRGGEAGVYVMPSWGGTAHRVTPADSRMSILGWRGAPLPYPDQLRIRAPEWVAEGDSGAISVTGTDQLGSSFEVRQVRWTLLDSAAARFVRATDEKQSLRSSNTSGWLVGRRSGFARLVASLGGWRTDTAYILVGAGPLALAREDFERGLSKDTWISLGEPAPRVEPRSGRLASAGLAPMADREWDSGVLSRSVFRIRSGLSLETWMRAPFTSTSVPSASAAIALVAEEPPEALDSVAPQFLRLVSISWLGDAGRIGYAVDQEIFTEPAAALGDGNAHLFRFTIESDGRVAFYADGKLRWRSTVRATRSEENSSAQLWLGGRGTGAAVTFDDVSVWLAGKGASNQR; translated from the coding sequence ATGGAGGCGTTATATTGGGGCGTGACCGCCTTCCGGCTTAAACTGCTGGGTTCTCCTTCACTGGACCGCGATACCGACCCGCAGATACCCGTCCTTGGTCCGGGCAAGCCTTTGGCGCTTCTGGCCTACCTCGCCGTACGGGGGCCCGCGCGGCGCGAGGAGTTGATCGCCCTCCTCTGGGGCGACATCCCCGAGGATAAGGCGCGCAATGCCTTTCGGCAGGCGCTGCACCGTTTGCGGACCGCAATGGGTCGGGATGCCGCTCCCACCGGCCGGGATATCATCGGCCTTGGGGCCACGGAGACTTTGACACTCGATCTCCGCGACTTCGAAGCCGCTCTCGACGCCGGCCGCACCGCTGACGCGCTCCAACTTTACCGCGGTGAATTTCTCGAAGGTCTCAATCTCGGAGAAGACGACTTCGACCAGTGGGTGACCACCGAGCGATCGCGGATCGGTGCCCGGTACCGCTCGACGCTCACCTCGGCGGCACAGGAAGCACTCGAGGCTGGAGAGGTACGGGACGCGCTGAGGTACGCTACACGGCTGGCCGCCTATGCCCCGCTCGATGCCGACGCCGCGGTACTCGAAGCCACGATTCTCATCGCCGCTGGTAGAAAACCGGAAGCGCTTGTCGCGCTCGAGAGATTCAGATCGCGCATGCAGACGGAGCTCGGCGCTGCAGCATCTCCCGCCGTGCTTGCCTTGATCGGCAAGCTCAGGAAGTCTGGTGCTGAGGAGTCGCGCCGAGCACCCGGCCGCACAACTCTGCCCTTCGTCGGGCGCGACTCCGAGATCACCGTCCTCATGGGAGGATGGCGTCGAGCGCAAGGGGGAGATGGTGGAACCATTTTGCTCGACGGCGCAGCGGGCATCGGTAAGACGCGACTGATCGATGAATTCCTGGCGCGAGTCCGCGACATGGGCTCGGCATTGCTGTTGCGCGGTCGAGAGCGCCAGGGCGGCGCCGCGATTCCCCACGCTTCGATCGCCGAGGCCCTGCGAGGCGCCCTGACGGCGCCCGGACTGGCTGGCGCGAGCCAACACCTGTTGGCAGAAGCCGCGCGGCTGCTTCCCGAGCTTCGCGATCGGTTCGTCCTTCCCGCCCTCGCGGCCATCAGCGACGATTCTGAGCGGGTGCGCTTTTTCGAAGGCGTCGCCGCGGTTCTCGATGCTGTGGCGTACGAGCAGCCGGTTTGCGTCGTGCTCGAGGACCTCCACAACGCCTCCACAAACACGCTGGATCTGGCCCAGTATCTGACGAATCGGCTCCGCGCGTGCGGCGTGCTCTTTGTTCTGTCAGCGCGCAACGGAGCCTTTGGGGACAGGTTCTCCGAAACCTCGCGCATAACATTGCAGCCGCTCGCGGCAGACGCTGCACGCGCGCTTGCCTCGTCCGTGCTGGCCGCGGAAATGGCGCCTCCTCTGGAGCTCGACGAGATCGTCGGCGCCTCCGAGGGCATGCCGTTTAAAATCATCGAAACGGCGCGTCGGACGGCGGCCGGCGAATCGATCGCGAGCGTACCGGCCGGCATCCGCGACATTCTGTGGTCGCGCCTTCAGGGGGCGTCACCCGCCCAACAGCGGCTGTTCGTCGCCGTGGCGCTGTTCGACCGGGCAGCATCTTTGCGGCTGCTCGCTGCCGCGGCTCACCTGTCGGAAATCGCGGCATTCGAATCGGCCATGGCGCTGGAGCAGCTCGGGCTTGTGACCCAGGATGCCAGAGGTATCAGGCCTGCGCATGATGTCGCGGCATCGCTCGCACTGGAGGGAATAGGCTCGGCCGGACTCGCTCTGCTCGCCGGTTGGGCAGCGGACGCGCTGGCCGCCCAACCGGGCGCCACCGACACCGAACTGGCTCACCTCTACGCGTTGGCCGGCAGATCCGAGCTCGCCTTCACGCATTCGATCGTCGCCGCGTACCAAGCCATGGCCGCCGCGGCGTGGACGTCGGCTGGGCGTTTTCTTGACATCGCGGGCAGCTTCGCTTCCACGGAAGCCGAACGCGAAAGAGTCACCAGCCTGCGCAGCGCGATCGGAGTTGGACCCGCCCGCCTGAAGGGTGATTCCATGCGTCCCGCCGCTCCTCCGGCAGACGCCTCGTCACCGATCGAGGAAATCGGCACTGCGACGCGCGCAGCAAAGACCCCGCGCATGACCTGGCTATTCACCCGTCGGGCAACTCTGGGCGGAACGCTCGTTGTAGCGGTTCTGTTGCTGTTCTCCGTCCGCGTTCGCGGCGCTCGTCAGGCCTCGTTGCGAGGCCGAACGCTCACTGACACGCTGGTGCTCGCGGAACGCGTGCCCGGTCAGCGGCCGCCCGTCTCGTTCATCACCGGCGACCTTGCCGACCTCACGCATCTGGCGAGACCCGGCCGGACCTCCGACGCCGCGTTCGCCTGGAGGGACTCAGTCAAGCGCCCCTGGGTCAATCCTTCCGTGGCGCCGGACGGTCACTTCGTGTCTGTGGAGCGAGTGACTGCCGCCGGCTCCGATGTTTACGCGATCAGCGCGAACAGGCGTGATACAATCCCGATTGCCGTCGGCGCGGGCGACGATATTGCGTCGGGATGGTCCCCTGACGGCCATTGGCTTCTCGTCATTCACGGCGGCACGCTGCCCGATGGCGCCTACGACTCCGATCTCTATGCGTACTCCGTCCTTTCTTTTGGAGAGCGGATCGCCCTCGATACGTCGCGCTCGCGGGCCGTCGCCGACGCCGTGTGGTCACCCGATGGACTGCATGTGGCGTGGACGGCGCGGACGGGAGCGAACCACCAACAGGACATTTTCGTCAGTCGCACGGACGGCACCGGCCTCCGAAACCTGAGCGATGATCCGGGCGAAGATTACAATCCAGCGTGGTCGGCCGACGGCACGCAAGTCGGTTTCACAAGTGAGCGGAATGGCACGGCTGAGCTGTATGCCGCGGATGTGCTGACTGGTCATTTGCGCCGCCTCACGTACGACACCTCTCATAACGATCGGGCCAGCTTCTCGCCCGATGGACAGTTTGTCGCCTTCGAGTCAACTCGCGGCGGAGAGGCCGGCGTGTACGTGATGCCCTCGTGGGGCGGCACCGCGCACCGTGTCACTCCGGCCGACAGCCGCATGAGCATTCTTGGCTGGCGGGGAGCGCCGCTACCGTACCCCGACCAGTTGCGCATTCGCGCGCCGGAATGGGTAGCCGAGGGTGACAGCGGCGCGATATCGGTGACCGGCACCGATCAACTGGGTTCTTCGTTCGAGGTCAGGCAAGTTCGATGGACGCTCCTCGACTCTGCCGCCGCGCGATTCGTTCGCGCGACGGACGAGAAACAGTCGCTCCGCTCCTCCAATACCTCGGGGTGGCTTGTTGGGCGGCGCTCTGGTTTCGCACGCCTGGTCGCGAGCCTCGGCGGCTGGCGCACGGATACAGCCTACATCCTGGTGGGCGCCGGACCGCTCGCGCTGGCGCGCGAAGATTTCGAACGCGGGCTGTCGAAAGACACGTGGATATCGCTCGGCGAGCCGGCCCCGCGCGTCGAGCCGCGAAGCGGACGACTGGCCAGCGCCGGGCTCGCGCCGATGGCCGACCGCGAATGGGATAGTGGCGTATTGAGCCGATCGGTATTTCGGATCAGAAGCGGACTGTCTCTGGAAACGTGGATGCGAGCGCCTTTCACCAGCACGTCGGTCCCGTCAGCCTCGGCGGCGATCGCGCTGGTCGCCGAAGAACCTCCCGAGGCGCTCGACTCCGTGGCTCCGCAATTCCTGCGTCTGGTGTCCATCTCGTGGCTCGGTGACGCGGGACGGATCGGCTATGCGGTGGACCAGGAAATCTTCACCGAGCCCGCTGCTGCTCTTGGCGACGGCAACGCGCACCTGTTCCGATTCACCATCGAATCCGATGGGAGAGTCGCGTTCTACGCCGACGGCAAGCTTCGCTGGCGCTCCACTGTCCGCGCGACTCGCTCCGAAGAGAACAGTAGCGCCCAACTGTGGTTGGGTGGCCGCGGAACGGGGGCCGCGGTGACGTTTGACGACGTGAGTGTCTGGCTGGCGGGCAAGGGAGCTAGCAACCAGCGATAG
- a CDS encoding AAA family ATPase translates to MYESFFQLSERPFALTPNPRFVFYSARYRQAEDELTYAIDRKDGFMLLTGWPGTGKTTLCRDLIDKLDARTHRSALLFNPFLTGAEMLQAVLTEFNVPAPANASRNELLGALNRFLLDQLAAGRTCVAVFDEAQHMSTEFLEQIRVLSNVETAEEKLIQILLVGQPELLNKINVPGMAQLSQRVSVRCTLTHLDFEETRRYIYHRLEVAGAQGRVVFSRRALKRVHAASCGIPRSINAICDQTLLAGYVERTYKLDTKHVNQAIASLRGDASDYTHADFRRQRWVMAGAAGLALIVAAAALLLYRAGYTLPSLLSWRLS, encoded by the coding sequence ATGTACGAAAGCTTTTTCCAACTCAGCGAGCGTCCGTTTGCGTTAACGCCGAATCCCAGGTTTGTTTTCTATTCGGCGCGATATCGGCAGGCGGAGGATGAGCTGACGTACGCAATCGATCGCAAAGATGGCTTCATGCTTCTCACCGGTTGGCCCGGCACGGGAAAGACCACGTTGTGCCGGGACCTGATTGACAAGCTTGACGCCAGGACGCATCGCTCGGCGCTGCTCTTCAACCCGTTCCTCACCGGCGCGGAGATGCTCCAGGCGGTGCTGACGGAGTTCAACGTTCCTGCCCCCGCAAACGCAAGCCGGAACGAGCTTCTCGGTGCGCTCAACCGGTTCCTGCTGGACCAGCTCGCGGCCGGCCGAACGTGCGTCGCCGTGTTCGACGAGGCGCAGCACATGTCCACGGAATTTCTGGAGCAGATTCGCGTGCTGTCGAATGTCGAGACGGCTGAAGAAAAGCTGATCCAGATTCTGCTGGTCGGGCAGCCGGAGCTCCTGAACAAGATCAACGTGCCCGGGATGGCGCAACTCAGTCAGCGCGTCTCCGTGCGTTGTACCCTTACGCACCTGGATTTCGAAGAGACCAGGCGGTACATCTATCACCGGCTCGAGGTCGCGGGCGCACAAGGCCGCGTCGTTTTTTCCCGCCGGGCTCTGAAGCGGGTGCACGCCGCATCGTGCGGCATTCCGCGCAGCATCAATGCGATCTGCGATCAGACCCTGCTCGCGGGCTACGTCGAAAGGACATACAAGCTCGACACCAAACACGTGAACCAGGCGATCGCTTCCCTGCGTGGCGATGCATCCGATTACACTCACGCCGATTTCCGCCGCCAGCGGTGGGTCATGGCTGGCGCCGCCGGGCTCGCCTTGATCGTTGCGGCGGCTGCCCTCCTCCTTTATCGAGCCGGCTACACCCTGCCGTCGCTCTTGAGTTGGCGGTTGAGTTGA
- a CDS encoding tetratricopeptide repeat protein codes for MAALITPAPVNVTRSATGAVLPGTNDSGGTRSVVGDVPVMSAGRQQPLVAPADAVSDRRNEGAFKITMEPAGREGNTLFLEALAAQKRGDIARARDLYAKAIERNPNNAELYNNVGLLYRSTGELERAEDAYRRAISINPKFAAAWSNLGVLLEQRGKRKEATAALQQALALDPSNTGSKVNLANQFYAIGVYANAQRLLEEVLRVNPSLAEAHYSLARTLESLGERAGAIQEYELFLTTGAGQFPALEKQVTQHLKTLKGGKGGNDV; via the coding sequence ATGGCAGCGCTCATCACTCCGGCTCCAGTCAACGTCACGCGGTCGGCGACCGGCGCCGTGCTTCCCGGTACAAACGATAGCGGCGGAACCCGCTCAGTGGTGGGCGACGTGCCCGTCATGTCAGCGGGTCGCCAGCAGCCACTCGTTGCGCCGGCGGATGCCGTGAGCGACCGCAGGAACGAAGGGGCGTTCAAGATCACCATGGAGCCAGCCGGACGCGAAGGCAACACGCTTTTTCTTGAGGCTCTCGCGGCCCAGAAACGCGGCGACATTGCGCGCGCGCGGGACTTGTACGCAAAGGCGATCGAGCGGAACCCCAACAACGCCGAGCTATACAACAACGTGGGGCTGCTCTACCGGTCGACCGGAGAGTTGGAGCGCGCCGAAGATGCGTATCGGCGAGCGATCTCCATCAACCCGAAGTTCGCCGCGGCGTGGAGCAATCTCGGTGTCCTCCTGGAGCAGCGCGGCAAGCGAAAGGAAGCGACGGCGGCGCTTCAGCAGGCGCTGGCACTCGATCCGTCGAATACGGGCAGCAAGGTCAATCTCGCCAATCAGTTCTATGCGATCGGTGTCTACGCGAACGCCCAGCGATTGCTCGAGGAAGTACTCAGGGTCAACCCCTCGCTGGCGGAGGCACATTACTCGCTGGCACGGACGCTGGAGAGTCTCGGGGAGCGTGCTGGTGCGATCCAGGAGTACGAATTGTTCCTGACGACGGGCGCGGGTCAGTTCCCGGCGCTGGAGAAGCAAGTCACGCAACACCTCAAGACGCTAAAGGGTGGCAAGGGTGGCAACGATGTCTAA